The following are encoded in a window of Desulfolucanica intricata genomic DNA:
- the pgeF gene encoding peptidoglycan editing factor PgeF, whose protein sequence is MTVQFSLETIEDFQYYTFTPFKEVPGVIHAFTTRRGGVSKGNFSSLNMALHVGDEPESVLDNRVRACRKIGINARDLVAGQQVHKDRVEVIRAEHKGRGADKYDLSLPETDALITNETSVPLSSYYADCVPLFLLDPVQRVIGLAHAGWRGTVLRIGEKTVQKMNRFFGTDPADCLAAIAPSIGPCCYEVDYRVITELKKGFSYWQDLVRETSSGKYRLDLWETNYRTLTDAGLKPENIITTKVCTCCHNDVFFSYRAGKGNTGRMASLIMLT, encoded by the coding sequence ATGACCGTACAGTTTTCCCTGGAAACTATTGAGGACTTTCAATACTATACTTTTACACCTTTTAAAGAGGTTCCGGGTGTGATCCATGCCTTTACAACTCGCCGGGGCGGAGTGAGTAAGGGGAATTTTTCTTCTTTAAATATGGCTTTACATGTGGGAGACGAACCGGAGTCGGTTTTAGACAACCGGGTTAGGGCATGCCGAAAAATAGGTATTAATGCCAGAGACTTGGTTGCCGGCCAGCAAGTGCATAAAGACCGGGTTGAGGTAATCAGGGCGGAGCATAAGGGGCGCGGTGCAGATAAATATGATCTTTCTTTACCGGAGACCGATGCTCTTATTACAAATGAGACAAGTGTACCATTATCCTCCTATTATGCTGATTGTGTGCCCTTATTTTTATTAGACCCGGTACAGCGGGTAATTGGTTTGGCCCACGCCGGCTGGCGCGGTACAGTTTTACGAATAGGAGAAAAAACAGTTCAAAAAATGAACCGGTTTTTTGGTACCGATCCGGCAGATTGTTTAGCAGCTATAGCCCCTTCCATTGGCCCGTGCTGTTACGAAGTTGATTACCGGGTAATTACGGAGCTAAAAAAAGGTTTTTCCTATTGGCAGGATTTAGTTCGGGAAACTTCTTCCGGAAAATACCGTCTTGATCTATGGGAAACAAACTATAGAACTTTAACAGATGCCGGTTTAAAGCCTGAGAATATTATAACTACAAAGGTTTGCACTTGCTGTCACAATGATGTGTTTTTTTCTTACCGGGCAGGTAAAGGAAATACAGGGCGGATGGCTTCTTTAATAATGTTAACTTAG
- a CDS encoding response regulator transcription factor, with product MPKVLVVDDEQNILEIIQFNLEREGYHIITAKDGNTALELARSEIPDLIVLDIMLPEQDGFTVCRLLQQEAKTRSIPIIMLSARGDELDKILGLEMGADDYVTKPFSPRELVARIKARLRRSEETESSSIKDTDNTMIRGKLLIDQDRFIIEVDGEKQYLTPKEFELLRFLARQPGKVFSRDFLLEQIWGYDFVGDSRTVDVHIRHIRQKLESLDSSLQYIETVRGVGYRFKEIS from the coding sequence GTGCCCAAGGTTTTAGTTGTAGATGATGAACAAAATATCCTTGAAATAATTCAATTTAATCTGGAGCGCGAGGGGTACCATATAATAACTGCAAAGGATGGAAATACTGCCTTGGAATTAGCCCGTTCTGAGATCCCCGATTTAATTGTTCTTGATATTATGCTTCCGGAACAAGATGGCTTTACTGTCTGCCGCTTGCTGCAGCAGGAAGCTAAAACCAGGAGTATTCCCATAATTATGCTCAGTGCACGGGGAGATGAATTGGATAAAATTCTTGGGTTGGAAATGGGAGCAGATGACTATGTTACCAAGCCCTTTAGTCCCCGTGAGTTGGTAGCTCGCATCAAGGCCAGACTGCGGCGTAGTGAAGAAACAGAGAGCAGTTCCATCAAAGATACGGATAATACTATGATTCGGGGTAAATTGCTTATAGATCAGGATCGTTTTATAATTGAAGTGGATGGTGAAAAACAGTATCTTACGCCCAAGGAATTTGAGCTGCTTCGCTTTTTGGCACGCCAGCCCGGAAAAGTATTTTCACGGGATTTTCTGCTGGAGCAAATTTGGGGGTATGATTTTGTTGGGGACTCCCGTACCGTTGACGTGCACATCAGACATATCAGACAAAAACTTGAGTCTTTGGATTCATCCTTGCAATATATTGAAACTGTTCGTGGTGTTGGTTATCGTTTTAAAGAAATTTCCTAA
- the pnpS gene encoding two-component system histidine kinase PnpS, which produces MFLKGVIWRGVASYFFLLVIFLVLLELYEAHQLSFVGAVALAFPFVGVLAWVLYKRVIRPLKKMNEVTQDMARGNFDKEIIIQNQDEIGELAANINYMAHQLKTMISDITAEKNRAQAILDSMADGVIAVNQYGQVLLINPAVEEIFAVDRQACQGKKILEIIRNYELEQLLMQALQKNEPMVRELRILTPGEPRTFRVHLTPLKTSDSEAEGVVAVLRDITERRKLENMRTEFVANVSHELRTPLTSIRGFLETLLDGAMEEPEIARRFLEHMSEEAERLTRLIDDLLNLSKIEDRQAVPNFQSQEMAEIIHRVAPVYEPRAREKGLTFMVNLSPNLPPVIGDADMLTQVLTNLIDNAIKYTPAGGKIEIIARAGEREVMVSVKDTGIGIPTDSLARIFERFYRVDKARSREMGGTGLGLSIVKHIIEKHGGSLGVTSTVGKGSTFTFTLPVRSNLSR; this is translated from the coding sequence ATGTTCCTAAAAGGTGTTATTTGGCGCGGGGTGGCTAGTTATTTTTTTCTGCTGGTAATTTTTCTGGTACTTTTAGAGCTTTATGAAGCTCATCAACTGTCTTTTGTCGGAGCGGTAGCTCTGGCATTTCCTTTTGTGGGTGTTTTAGCCTGGGTTTTATATAAAAGGGTAATCCGGCCTTTGAAAAAAATGAATGAAGTTACCCAAGACATGGCCCGGGGAAATTTTGATAAAGAAATCATCATCCAAAATCAGGACGAAATTGGGGAATTGGCTGCAAATATTAATTACATGGCCCACCAGCTGAAAACCATGATTAGCGATATTACAGCCGAGAAAAACAGAGCCCAGGCGATTCTTGACAGTATGGCTGATGGGGTAATTGCTGTAAATCAGTACGGTCAAGTTCTTTTAATTAACCCTGCGGTAGAAGAAATATTTGCTGTAGACAGACAGGCCTGTCAAGGGAAAAAAATTCTGGAGATAATTAGAAACTATGAATTAGAGCAATTACTTATGCAGGCTCTCCAAAAAAACGAACCTATGGTCAGAGAATTGAGAATTTTGACACCGGGAGAACCGAGAACTTTTCGAGTACATCTAACCCCACTAAAGACATCGGACAGTGAAGCCGAAGGGGTTGTAGCGGTGCTGAGGGATATTACAGAAAGGCGCAAGCTGGAAAATATGCGGACTGAATTTGTTGCTAATGTCTCCCATGAACTGCGCACTCCCTTAACATCTATTCGAGGATTTTTGGAAACCCTTCTTGACGGAGCAATGGAAGAGCCTGAAATTGCCAGGAGATTCTTAGAGCATATGAGTGAAGAAGCCGAGCGTTTAACCAGGTTGATTGACGATCTTCTCAATCTTTCTAAAATCGAAGACCGTCAGGCAGTACCCAATTTCCAATCACAGGAAATGGCTGAAATTATCCACCGGGTGGCACCTGTTTATGAACCCCGGGCACGCGAAAAAGGATTAACCTTTATGGTTAACCTTTCTCCAAATTTGCCTCCGGTAATTGGGGATGCGGATATGCTTACTCAAGTATTAACAAATTTAATTGATAATGCTATAAAATACACTCCGGCAGGAGGAAAAATAGAGATTATAGCCCGGGCCGGTGAGCGGGAAGTTATGGTATCTGTAAAAGATACCGGAATAGGTATTCCTACTGACAGCCTCGCACGTATTTTTGAGCGTTTTTACCGGGTGGACAAGGCTCGTTCCAGGGAAATGGGTGGAACCGGGCTGGGTCTTTCCATTGTTAAGCATATTATAGAAAAACACGGCGGTTCTTTGGGGGTTACCAGTACTGTAGGTAAGGGTAGTACGTTTACCTTCACTTTACCGGTGAGAAGTAACTTGAGTCGTTAG
- the pstB gene encoding phosphate ABC transporter ATP-binding protein PstB, with translation MSVASLNLYYKDFQALKNINLDIQSCEVTALIGPSGCGKSTFLRTLNRMNDLIEGVRVDGKVLLGGEDIYGVGVDVVNLRKKVGMIFQRPNPFPMSVYDNIAYGPRIHGIKKKQQLDEIVENSLRAAALWDEVKNKLFKSAIGLSGGQQQRVCIARLLAVEPEVLLMDEPTSALDPISTLKIEELIQELKKKYTVVIVTHNMQQAARVSDFTAFFLNGDLVESGATDFIFTQPKDKRTEDYITGRFG, from the coding sequence ATGAGCGTAGCAAGTCTTAATTTGTATTATAAAGATTTTCAAGCTCTAAAAAACATAAACTTAGATATTCAATCCTGTGAGGTAACAGCTCTTATCGGTCCTTCCGGTTGTGGAAAATCAACCTTTCTGAGAACCCTAAACCGGATGAATGATTTGATAGAAGGTGTAAGAGTAGATGGAAAAGTATTATTGGGCGGAGAGGATATTTACGGGGTCGGAGTTGACGTAGTAAACTTGCGCAAAAAGGTAGGTATGATTTTTCAGCGCCCTAATCCTTTTCCGATGTCTGTTTATGATAATATTGCGTATGGTCCTCGTATTCACGGCATTAAAAAAAAGCAGCAGCTGGATGAGATTGTGGAAAACAGCCTCAGGGCCGCGGCACTATGGGATGAAGTTAAGAATAAACTTTTTAAATCAGCCATCGGACTTTCCGGCGGGCAGCAGCAAAGAGTATGTATTGCCCGTTTATTGGCTGTTGAACCGGAAGTTCTTCTCATGGATGAACCAACTTCAGCGTTAGATCCAATATCAACTTTGAAAATTGAAGAGCTAATCCAAGAGTTGAAGAAAAAATACACTGTAGTAATTGTTACACACAACATGCAGCAGGCAGCAAGGGTATCCGATTTTACTGCATTCTTCCTTAACGGTGATTTAGTAGAAAGCGGTGCTACCGATTTTATATTTACCCAACCCAAAGATAAACGTACAGAAGATTATATTACCGGAAGGTTCGGTTAA
- the phoU gene encoding phosphate signaling complex protein PhoU — MASRQIFDKALIELQQDILRMASLVEQAIYESVESLMKQDVTLAAQVIMGDETIDSLYWEIEAKIIKLIATQQPMAKDLRIVITGIKILVSLERMADHAVDIARSTMCLSGRPFKVEAVRNIPKMGELAQQMLKDGLDAYVHGDVEKAREMCAGDDEVDYIFDKVFRELMACMKKDPDMVVQGSYLLYVSRYLERIADHATNIGEAVVYLVTGERRELN; from the coding sequence GTGGCTTCCAGACAGATTTTTGATAAGGCATTAATCGAACTGCAGCAGGATATTTTACGTATGGCAAGCCTGGTTGAACAGGCTATATATGAATCGGTAGAATCTTTAATGAAACAAGACGTGACACTGGCAGCTCAGGTGATTATGGGGGATGAGACTATTGATAGCTTATATTGGGAAATAGAGGCTAAAATAATAAAATTAATAGCCACTCAACAGCCCATGGCAAAAGATTTACGTATTGTTATTACAGGTATAAAAATCCTCGTCAGTTTAGAGCGTATGGCTGACCATGCAGTTGATATTGCCCGCTCTACAATGTGTTTGTCCGGTAGGCCATTTAAGGTAGAAGCAGTTAGAAATATTCCCAAAATGGGTGAATTGGCCCAGCAGATGCTTAAAGACGGGTTAGATGCCTATGTGCATGGTGACGTAGAAAAAGCACGGGAAATGTGTGCCGGTGATGATGAGGTTGATTATATTTTTGACAAAGTTTTTCGTGAATTAATGGCATGTATGAAAAAAGATCCCGATATGGTAGTACAGGGTTCTTATTTACTTTATGTCAGTAGATATTTGGAGCGAATTGCGGATCATGCTACTAACATTGGAGAGGCTGTAGTTTACCTGGTTACCGGAGAAAGACGGGAGTTAAATTAA
- a CDS encoding HlyD family efflux transporter periplasmic adaptor subunit produces the protein MFTKKESISRFISKHRFGTHISLLFIIILLFAGFKTWSFIVYKLMDIKILVHGEIYGDIDLEGLLLKREKVIKAPVRGTVNYFINDGERIHLGAPVATIKTPDLNAAAAQANSVLYTPGAGVFCLHLDGYEEILSIDKLDVLQIPNLEKITSKAADTGGVGQKGQADQVVTERGQPIYKIVDNLSPILVKVQVSNRIIPEKFLKSGQRVHFFWEKHSLFGKIVDYRRQGLLWDILISLDEYPDDLIHHRKVQFSMSLQELSGLLIERKSIVVVDGRPGIYVLNKKDIEWAPVKFEGQVKNKVLISGKGIAVGTRYIHNPTWYKLRSLIS, from the coding sequence ATGTTTACAAAAAAGGAAAGCATTTCACGGTTTATCAGCAAGCACCGGTTTGGCACCCATATATCTTTATTGTTTATTATAATATTGTTATTTGCCGGGTTCAAAACATGGAGTTTTATTGTGTACAAGCTGATGGATATTAAGATACTTGTGCATGGCGAAATATACGGGGATATAGATTTAGAAGGTTTACTTTTAAAACGAGAAAAAGTAATTAAAGCACCGGTAAGGGGTACTGTAAATTATTTTATAAATGACGGTGAGCGTATACATCTTGGAGCACCGGTTGCAACTATTAAAACACCTGACCTTAATGCTGCTGCCGCGCAGGCGAATTCGGTGCTATATACTCCCGGGGCAGGGGTTTTCTGCCTTCATTTAGATGGCTATGAAGAGATATTATCTATAGATAAATTAGATGTATTGCAGATACCAAATTTAGAAAAAATAACAAGTAAAGCTGCAGACACAGGAGGTGTAGGACAAAAGGGACAGGCAGATCAGGTAGTAACAGAGCGAGGCCAGCCCATTTACAAAATTGTAGATAATCTTTCCCCAATATTGGTTAAAGTGCAAGTTTCAAATAGGATAATTCCTGAAAAATTTCTAAAATCAGGTCAACGGGTACATTTTTTTTGGGAAAAACACTCGCTTTTTGGAAAAATAGTCGATTATAGAAGGCAGGGTTTGTTATGGGATATTCTTATATCTTTGGATGAATATCCGGATGACCTGATACATCACAGAAAGGTTCAGTTTTCTATGTCCTTACAAGAATTGTCGGGTCTGTTAATAGAACGAAAATCTATTGTAGTAGTAGATGGCCGGCCCGGTATTTATGTCTTGAATAAGAAAGATATAGAATGGGCTCCAGTAAAATTTGAAGGACAAGTTAAAAATAAAGTTTTAATCAGCGGAAAAGGTATAGCGGTAGGAACTCGTTATATACATAATCCAACTTGGTATAAATTACGGAGTCTGATATCATAA
- a CDS encoding YggS family pyridoxal phosphate-dependent enzyme, producing MWIQENLDKIKERIERAAQRAGRNPREVTLVAVTKTVDVEVARQVYNAGIKTLGENRVQELQKKIPEMPADTQWHMIGHLQTNKVKYIIDKVTLLHSLDRVSLAEEISRRAIKQNLNLSALVQVNVSGEESKFGLPPGEVLDFIKTVSVLPGLTIRGLMTIAPYTTNPEEVRPFFRSLKKLAEKIQRDVAGVNMDYLSMGMTNDYEIAVEEGANIVRIGTAIFGARKY from the coding sequence TTGTGGATTCAGGAAAATTTGGATAAGATAAAGGAGAGGATAGAAAGAGCAGCACAGCGTGCGGGACGTAACCCGCGTGAGGTTACCCTGGTGGCGGTTACCAAAACTGTTGATGTGGAGGTAGCGCGGCAAGTTTATAATGCCGGTATAAAGACACTTGGTGAAAACAGAGTACAAGAACTCCAAAAAAAAATCCCGGAAATGCCGGCAGATACGCAGTGGCATATGATTGGGCATTTGCAAACCAACAAAGTAAAATATATTATTGATAAAGTAACTCTGCTTCATTCCTTGGATCGAGTCTCCCTGGCGGAAGAAATTAGCCGGAGAGCGATTAAACAAAATTTAAATTTATCTGCCCTTGTACAGGTTAATGTATCCGGTGAGGAAAGTAAGTTTGGTTTGCCTCCCGGAGAAGTTTTAGATTTTATTAAGACAGTTTCCGTGCTTCCGGGGTTGACTATACGGGGGTTGATGACTATTGCTCCGTATACAACGAACCCTGAAGAAGTAAGGCCCTTCTTTCGGAGTCTTAAAAAATTAGCCGAAAAAATTCAAAGGGATGTTGCAGGAGTAAATATGGATTATCTTTCTATGGGTATGACTAATGATTATGAAATAGCGGTAGAGGAAGGTGCCAATATCGTACGTATTGGTACCGCTATTTTTGGAGCCCGCAAATACTAA
- a CDS encoding cell division protein SepF: MAKIVDKVLGFMGFEEVPDEEEKRYEEQQVEEVPINRNNRKGAVVSLHTQRQVHVVVVEPGTYDEVQGIADHLKNRRPVIVNLENAEVDLAKRVVDFMSGTTYALNGSMQKVGNGIFLFVPNNMDITAEIKDQNKDKGFLSWMRGDREAK; encoded by the coding sequence ATGGCTAAGATAGTAGATAAAGTACTGGGATTTATGGGATTTGAAGAGGTTCCTGATGAGGAAGAAAAGCGTTATGAAGAACAGCAGGTAGAAGAAGTTCCTATCAATAGAAATAACCGTAAGGGTGCGGTGGTGAGCCTGCATACACAAAGACAAGTACATGTAGTTGTAGTAGAGCCCGGTACTTATGATGAGGTACAGGGTATTGCCGACCACTTAAAGAACAGGCGCCCTGTAATTGTAAATCTGGAAAATGCAGAGGTTGATTTGGCAAAGCGGGTTGTAGACTTTATGAGTGGGACAACCTATGCCTTAAACGGCAGTATGCAAAAAGTGGGAAATGGAATTTTTCTTTTTGTTCCGAATAATATGGATATAACCGCAGAAATAAAAGACCAGAATAAAGACAAAGGTTTCTTAAGCTGGATGCGCGGTGATAGGGAGGCCAAGTAG
- the proC gene encoding pyrroline-5-carboxylate reductase, which yields MLAGQKIGFLGGGAMAEALITGIVKSELVPVSKIFVSDINRNRLVYLQKKLGVNLVNDNRSLVQESDIIFLAVKPFVVEKILNDVEGIINNTKIIISIAAGITTGCIEGLLKGKQVPVVRVMPNTPALVGEGASALSLGKYSGAIEEQKAAALMSAVGKVVSLPESLLDSVTGLSGSGPAYMYIVLEALSDAGVRMGLPRNVATLLSAQTMIGAARMVLETGEHPGSLKDQVTTPGGTTIAGLYTLEEAGVRAALMRAVETATKRSRELSGS from the coding sequence GTGCTGGCAGGACAAAAAATTGGGTTCCTTGGCGGTGGTGCCATGGCCGAAGCACTTATAACCGGTATTGTCAAGAGTGAATTGGTGCCGGTGAGTAAAATATTTGTCAGTGATATTAACAGGAATCGTTTAGTATACTTGCAGAAAAAGCTGGGAGTTAACCTTGTTAATGATAACAGAAGCTTGGTGCAGGAATCTGATATAATTTTTCTTGCCGTAAAACCGTTTGTAGTAGAAAAAATATTAAATGATGTTGAAGGTATAATAAATAATACTAAAATAATAATTTCCATAGCAGCAGGAATAACCACCGGCTGCATAGAGGGTTTATTGAAGGGAAAACAGGTTCCTGTAGTGCGGGTAATGCCGAATACCCCTGCTTTGGTAGGTGAGGGGGCAAGTGCCCTATCACTGGGGAAATATTCCGGAGCTATCGAGGAGCAAAAGGCTGCAGCATTAATGTCTGCAGTTGGCAAAGTAGTTTCCCTGCCGGAGAGTTTGTTGGACAGTGTAACGGGTTTAAGTGGCAGCGGCCCGGCTTATATGTATATTGTTTTGGAAGCCTTAAGTGATGCCGGAGTACGGATGGGATTACCCCGTAATGTTGCTACTCTTCTAAGTGCTCAGACCATGATTGGCGCCGCCCGCATGGTTTTAGAGACAGGGGAGCATCCGGGTAGTTTAAAAGACCAGGTAACTACGCCCGGAGGAACTACTATTGCCGGTCTGTATACCCTGGAGGAAGCCGGGGTTCGGGCAGCTTTAATGCGGGCCGTGGAGACAGCAACCAAACGCTCCAGGGAACTCTCAGGTAGTTAA
- a CDS encoding YggT family protein, giving the protein MGIPSIIDIVNVAFDVYFYILFARIILSWIKHNPYQPIIRFIYETTEPVLGLFRKIIPPLGVVDISPIAAFFVLQLVRQLVISILRAIM; this is encoded by the coding sequence ATGGGGATACCATCAATAATAGATATAGTAAATGTAGCTTTTGACGTTTACTTCTATATCTTATTTGCCCGCATAATTTTATCCTGGATTAAACATAATCCATATCAGCCAATTATTCGCTTTATCTATGAAACGACGGAACCGGTTTTGGGTTTATTTAGAAAAATTATCCCTCCTCTAGGTGTAGTTGATATTTCTCCAATTGCAGCTTTTTTTGTTCTGCAATTGGTAAGGCAATTAGTGATCTCTATCCTAAGAGCTATAATGTAG
- a CDS encoding RNA-binding protein translates to MIDREKIFAYLRNVEEKVIIARVLDQCEIVLRKHQIQVTDFFDPFRTGQIFSIVQSIGSINAKADGGYPSAERKRTVIFPDFRSEDNISSELSYLFIEGNFKMVQVTHGDYLGAILGLGIKRDKIGDIIVLENGAQVIVASEISNYIKSHLVKVGKVKVSITDISRGDITPPEQKFKEIRTTVPSLRMDVIAGAGFGTSRAKIAREIAAERFSLNWHTCSNLSQSVKEKDIISARGRGRVELFEVGGQTKKGRIVVTLRKYL, encoded by the coding sequence ATGATTGATCGTGAAAAAATATTTGCTTACCTGCGTAACGTAGAAGAAAAGGTTATAATTGCCAGGGTCCTGGACCAATGTGAGATTGTATTACGTAAACATCAAATCCAGGTGACGGATTTTTTTGACCCGTTTCGTACGGGTCAAATCTTTTCTATTGTTCAAAGCATAGGCAGCATTAATGCTAAGGCAGACGGTGGATATCCTTCCGCCGAAAGAAAACGTACGGTAATTTTTCCGGATTTTCGTTCTGAGGATAATATTTCATCTGAATTATCCTATCTTTTTATTGAAGGTAACTTCAAAATGGTACAGGTCACTCACGGAGATTACCTGGGAGCTATTTTGGGGCTTGGCATAAAAAGAGATAAAATAGGTGATATCATTGTATTGGAAAACGGGGCACAGGTGATAGTGGCTTCAGAGATTAGTAACTACATAAAATCCCATTTGGTAAAAGTTGGTAAAGTTAAGGTGTCAATAACCGACATCAGTAGAGGGGATATTACTCCTCCGGAGCAAAAATTTAAGGAAATTCGTACAACTGTTCCTTCTTTGCGAATGGATGTAATTGCCGGTGCCGGTTTTGGTACTTCCAGAGCTAAAATTGCCAGGGAAATTGCTGCTGAGCGCTTCAGTCTTAACTGGCATACTTGTTCTAATTTGTCTCAATCGGTGAAGGAAAAGGATATTATTTCTGCCCGTGGACGCGGGCGTGTAGAGCTCTTTGAAGTTGGTGGACAAACTAAGAAAGGGCGAATTGTTGTGACTTTGCGGAAATATTTATAG
- a CDS encoding DivIVA domain-containing protein: MLTPLDIHKKEFRRAFRGYNEEEVDVFLDRLAKDYEELYTTNLELKEQLEKSESTMSRYKELENAIKETLVMAQKNADELRQNTEKETRVMLQKAEVESERKTEQAQRQAEQMLRDAEQKSNQMIIEAESKVKEALKEYEYLCSQVNVFKIKFRSLLASQLQLLDGEPFDNLSRLTDRESAIKTEPLTETDEAAAAVDPEYQEVF; the protein is encoded by the coding sequence ATGCTAACCCCGCTGGATATACATAAAAAAGAATTTAGACGGGCTTTCAGAGGTTATAATGAAGAAGAAGTTGACGTTTTTTTGGACCGGCTGGCTAAGGATTATGAGGAACTATATACTACAAATTTGGAACTCAAAGAACAGTTGGAAAAATCGGAAAGCACAATGTCACGGTATAAAGAGTTGGAAAATGCAATTAAGGAAACGCTGGTCATGGCACAAAAAAATGCTGATGAATTAAGACAAAATACTGAAAAAGAAACCCGGGTTATGCTCCAAAAAGCCGAGGTAGAGTCTGAAAGAAAAACGGAGCAAGCCCAACGACAGGCTGAACAAATGCTCCGGGATGCAGAACAGAAATCAAACCAAATGATTATTGAAGCTGAATCAAAAGTCAAAGAAGCTTTAAAGGAATATGAGTACCTCTGCAGCCAGGTAAATGTTTTTAAAATAAAATTCCGGTCTCTTTTGGCATCCCAGCTTCAGCTACTGGACGGAGAGCCATTTGATAATTTGAGTCGACTAACGGACAGAGAGTCAGCGATAAAAACTGAGCCCTTGACGGAAACAGATGAAGCTGCAGCTGCTGTGGATCCGGAATATCAGGAGGTATTTTAG
- a CDS encoding DUF167 domain-containing protein, translating into MFDIRSIREGVVFKVRVQPRASKDQVSGLYEDAVKIRLAAPPVDGEANKALCNFLAKKLGVSRSQVELVAGQTGRNKLVRVTGVNQERVIQALKL; encoded by the coding sequence ATGTTTGATATTCGGTCTATTCGGGAAGGAGTAGTTTTTAAAGTACGGGTACAGCCCCGGGCCTCTAAAGACCAGGTATCCGGTCTTTATGAGGATGCTGTAAAAATTAGACTTGCTGCTCCTCCGGTAGACGGGGAGGCCAATAAGGCGCTGTGTAATTTTCTGGCTAAGAAACTAGGCGTTTCTCGTTCACAGGTGGAATTGGTCGCCGGTCAAACCGGCCGTAACAAGCTGGTGCGGGTGACCGGAGTAAATCAGGAACGAGTTATTCAGGCCCTAAAGCTTTAA